A region of Pseudomonas saponiphila DNA encodes the following proteins:
- a CDS encoding GGDEF domain-containing protein has translation MSDDAQRWKEKYLKSIEQQEKLERRWAARLDLLRRGLVRSTLAAEGTDRAVDQCMKEMREVVRTDDMDAGLASLLPRLEKAVLDSEQRRETRIEQMSSALTALVTQLQSLPLPREVSRPLKAFAKQLDGRVSQAREIPLLLGELSNLQGKALSQLETPAEPGRPSLLQRLFGGRDAGEAPQAETAAPPAAPVPAASVQSPPPAEVAAEPEAVVREHYQTPTTDLPEVVATAPAPLAVAPPEPEAVVLAEPASDAPARTEAEAVVASAPPSVVAFVPPVLAQEQPQEPASQGEMQAPVAVELAAPAPAPAPAQAPASVDAAPVPLAASAVQAPIEPRSEPTAPNPDELLPLPAVSPAVLLDSLPLPPVMAEALAAIDPEQSEQDVLYALPDSPEPSYSSVAKHIEHTLLGLLDDLSLPERHRPQAEAMRDRLQHGLNWYELLPILDDLAVLMLAITDSGQHEFEAYLKQLNERLEAFQSNLQAASDGHADSSSAARAMDSQIRQQVDGLQSSVQEAADLDDLKQVLESHLEGLLGTMDQHQKQRDEREKEVAARLQSLAERVSSMEQEAQGYREHLEEQRQKALIDPLTGLPNRAAWSERLEHEIGQWQQHGNSLLLAMLDLDHFKRINDNYGHLAGDKVLKIIANVLRKRLRGSDFIARFGGEEFVLLLPNTPWPVGTRIVEALRAAVEACPFHFKGEPVTITVSVGLSAFKPGDRSELVIKRADQALYRAKDAGRNRVETG, from the coding sequence ATGAGCGACGACGCCCAGCGCTGGAAAGAGAAGTACCTCAAAAGTATCGAACAGCAGGAAAAGCTCGAGCGCCGTTGGGCCGCTCGCCTGGACTTGCTGCGTCGCGGCCTGGTGCGCAGCACCCTGGCGGCGGAAGGCACCGACCGTGCAGTCGACCAGTGCATGAAGGAAATGCGCGAGGTGGTGCGCACAGACGACATGGATGCAGGGCTTGCGTCCTTGTTGCCACGCCTGGAAAAGGCCGTGCTGGATTCCGAGCAGCGGCGCGAAACAAGGATCGAACAGATGAGCAGCGCCTTGACGGCGCTGGTGACTCAACTGCAGTCCCTGCCCTTGCCCCGGGAAGTCAGTCGCCCGTTGAAGGCCTTTGCCAAGCAGTTGGATGGACGGGTCAGCCAGGCACGAGAGATTCCCTTGTTGCTGGGGGAACTGAGCAACCTTCAGGGCAAGGCCCTGAGCCAGCTGGAAACCCCGGCTGAGCCAGGTCGCCCGAGTCTGCTGCAGCGCCTGTTCGGCGGGCGAGACGCCGGTGAAGCGCCCCAGGCCGAAACCGCCGCCCCGCCCGCGGCGCCCGTTCCCGCTGCCAGTGTGCAATCCCCTCCTCCGGCCGAGGTCGCTGCAGAGCCGGAGGCGGTGGTTCGCGAGCACTACCAGACCCCGACTACGGACTTGCCGGAAGTCGTCGCCACCGCTCCGGCACCCTTGGCAGTAGCCCCGCCCGAGCCCGAGGCGGTCGTGCTTGCCGAGCCTGCATCCGACGCGCCCGCCAGGACTGAGGCCGAAGCTGTTGTCGCGTCGGCGCCTCCTTCGGTGGTGGCGTTCGTGCCCCCTGTCCTGGCACAGGAACAACCGCAGGAGCCGGCGTCCCAGGGCGAGATGCAAGCGCCCGTTGCGGTCGAACTGGCGGCTCCTGCTCCTGCTCCTGCTCCGGCCCAAGCTCCGGCATCCGTTGACGCCGCTCCGGTTCCGCTCGCCGCGTCGGCGGTACAGGCTCCTATCGAACCTCGGAGCGAGCCGACTGCGCCCAACCCCGACGAGTTGCTGCCTCTGCCTGCGGTTTCCCCGGCGGTGCTGCTCGACAGCCTGCCCCTGCCGCCGGTCATGGCCGAGGCCCTGGCCGCCATCGATCCGGAGCAGTCCGAACAGGATGTGCTCTATGCCCTGCCGGACTCCCCCGAGCCCTCCTACAGCTCGGTGGCCAAGCATATCGAGCACACCCTGCTGGGGCTGCTCGACGACCTGAGCCTGCCGGAGCGTCATCGGCCCCAGGCGGAAGCCATGCGCGATCGTCTGCAGCATGGGTTGAACTGGTATGAATTGCTGCCGATCCTCGATGATCTGGCGGTATTGATGCTGGCGATCACCGATTCGGGTCAGCACGAGTTCGAGGCCTATCTCAAGCAGCTCAATGAGCGTCTGGAAGCCTTCCAGAGCAATCTGCAGGCGGCCAGCGACGGCCACGCCGACAGCAGCTCGGCGGCGCGGGCCATGGACTCGCAGATTCGCCAACAGGTCGATGGCCTGCAAAGCAGTGTGCAGGAAGCGGCGGACCTGGATGACCTCAAGCAGGTGCTGGAAAGTCATCTGGAAGGTCTGCTGGGCACCATGGACCAGCACCAGAAGCAGCGCGACGAACGCGAGAAGGAAGTGGCCGCCCGCCTGCAAAGCCTGGCAGAACGTGTATCGAGCATGGAGCAGGAAGCCCAGGGCTACCGTGAACACCTCGAAGAACAGCGGCAGAAGGCGCTGATCGACCCATTGACCGGCTTGCCCAACCGCGCGGCCTGGAGCGAGCGCCTGGAGCACGAGATCGGCCAATGGCAGCAACATGGCAACAGCCTGTTGCTGGCCATGCTCGACCTCGATCACTTCAAGCGGATCAACGACAACTACGGTCATCTGGCCGGGGACAAGGTGTTGAAGATCATCGCCAACGTGCTGCGCAAGCGTCTGCGGGGCAGCGATTTCATCGCCCGTTTCGGTGGCGAGGAGTTCGTCCTGCTGCTGCCCAATACCCCTTGGCCGGTCGGCACGCGCATCGTGGAAGCGCTGCGGGCCGCGGTTGAGGCTTGCCCGTTTCACTTCAAGGGCGAGCCGGTGACCATCACCGTGTCCGTCGGCCTCAGTGCATTCAAGCCCGGTGATCGCAGCGAACTGGTGATCAAGCGAGCCGATCAGGCGCTGTATCGAGCCAAGGACGCCGGTCGCAACCGGGTGGAGACAGGTTGA
- a CDS encoding KinB sensor domain-containing domain yields the protein MKIAMKLRTRLFLSISALITVALLGLVLGLVSVMQMANTQESLIRNNFITLDLGLKLRQTLGDQLIIMLSKEPDRAALETSREHYLALLDQGIAQEQQNQDTHHFQQARDDYLSFFQAFERSSGAPGISDNDALTERFNALRNGLINEHKSALDNISQVERQARDRALLVAGLLGLVALAVLIIGFITAHAIARRFGGPIEALAKAADKIGQGNFDVTLPISTAAEMNLLTRRFGIMAEALRQHQATNVDELLAGQQRLQAVLDSIDDGLLMIDRQGCLEHLNPVAQRQLGWDQERLGQGLGSALQRPELDEQLQLVLRGGTLERAPEDLDVEVDGESRLLTYSLTPVSHTQGHILGAVMVLHDVTEQRAFERVRSEFVLRASHELRTPVTGMHMAFGLLQERLHFAEESRETDLLNTVNEEMQRLMQLINDLLNFSRYQNGLQKLTLAPCPLEELLEQTLERFHEPAQRQGINLLLDIQAPLPRLHADRPQLERVLDNLIDNALRHTASGGQICLQARRHGERVIISVEDNGEGIAYGQQGRIFEPFVQVGRKKGGAGLGLALCKEIVQLHGGRMGVYSRPGQGTQFYLALPL from the coding sequence ATGAAGATAGCGATGAAACTGCGAACCCGGCTGTTTCTGAGCATCTCGGCGCTGATCACCGTCGCCCTGCTGGGGCTGGTGCTCGGGCTGGTCAGCGTGATGCAGATGGCCAATACCCAAGAGTCGCTGATCCGCAACAACTTCATCACCCTGGACCTGGGGCTCAAGCTGCGCCAGACCCTGGGCGACCAGTTGATCATCATGCTCAGCAAGGAGCCCGACCGCGCGGCCCTGGAAACCTCCCGGGAGCACTACCTGGCATTGCTCGACCAGGGCATCGCCCAGGAACAGCAGAACCAGGACACCCACCACTTTCAGCAGGCCCGCGATGACTACCTGAGTTTCTTCCAGGCCTTCGAGCGCTCCAGCGGTGCCCCCGGAATCAGCGACAACGATGCACTGACCGAGCGCTTCAATGCCTTGCGCAACGGCCTGATCAACGAACACAAGAGTGCCCTGGACAACATCAGCCAGGTGGAGCGCCAGGCCCGTGACCGCGCCCTGCTGGTGGCCGGCCTGCTGGGCCTGGTGGCCCTGGCGGTGCTGATCATAGGTTTTATCACCGCCCATGCCATCGCCCGGCGTTTCGGCGGCCCCATCGAGGCCCTGGCCAAGGCCGCGGACAAGATCGGCCAAGGCAACTTCGACGTCACCCTGCCCATCTCCACAGCCGCGGAAATGAATCTGCTGACCCGGCGTTTCGGCATCATGGCCGAGGCCCTGCGCCAGCATCAGGCAACCAACGTCGATGAACTGCTGGCCGGTCAGCAGCGCCTGCAGGCGGTGCTCGACAGCATCGACGACGGCCTGCTGATGATCGACCGTCAAGGCTGCCTGGAGCACCTCAATCCGGTGGCCCAGCGCCAGTTGGGCTGGGACCAGGAGCGCCTCGGCCAGGGCCTGGGCAGTGCCCTGCAACGCCCGGAGCTGGATGAGCAGCTGCAGCTGGTCCTGCGCGGCGGCACCCTGGAACGAGCACCGGAAGACCTGGATGTGGAGGTCGACGGCGAGTCCCGCCTGCTGACCTACAGCCTGACCCCGGTGAGCCACACCCAGGGCCATATTCTCGGGGCGGTGATGGTGCTCCACGACGTCACCGAACAGCGTGCCTTCGAGCGGGTGCGCAGTGAATTCGTGCTGCGCGCCTCTCACGAGCTGCGCACCCCGGTCACCGGCATGCACATGGCGTTCGGCCTGCTCCAGGAACGCCTGCACTTTGCCGAAGAGTCCCGGGAAACCGACCTGCTCAATACGGTCAACGAAGAAATGCAGCGCCTGATGCAGTTGATCAATGATCTGCTGAACTTCTCGCGCTACCAGAACGGCCTGCAGAAGCTCACCCTCGCTCCCTGTCCCCTTGAAGAGCTGCTGGAGCAGACCCTGGAACGCTTCCACGAACCGGCACAACGCCAGGGCATCAACCTGCTGCTGGACATCCAGGCGCCGCTGCCGCGCCTGCACGCCGACCGGCCGCAGCTGGAACGGGTCCTGGACAACCTGATCGACAACGCCCTGCGCCATACCGCCAGCGGCGGTCAGATCTGCTTGCAGGCTCGACGACATGGCGAGCGGGTGATCATCAGCGTCGAGGACAACGGCGAGGGCATTGCCTACGGCCAGCAGGGACGGATCTTCGAGCCCTTCGTCCAGGTCGGGCGCAAGAAAGGCGGCGCCGGGCTCGGGCTGGCGCTGTGCAAGGAAATCGTCCAGCTCCACGGCGGGCGCATGGGGGTCTACTCAAGGCCGGGACAAGGCACCCAGTTCTACCTGGCCTTGCCCCTATAG
- the algB gene encoding sigma-54-dependent response regulator transcription factor AlgB, translating into MESAPENQGRILLVDDESAILRTFRYCLEDEGYTVATANSAAQADALLQRQVFDLCFLDLRLGEDNGLDVLAQMRTQAPWMRVVIVTAHSAVDTAVDAIQAGAADYLVKPCSPDQLRLATAKQLEVRQLSARLEALEGEVRKPKDGLDSHSPAMKVVLETARQVAGTDANILILGESGTGKGELARAIHGWSKRAKKSCVTINCPSLTAELMESELFGHSRGAFTGASESTLGRVNQADGGTLFLDEIGDFPLTLQPKLLRFIQDKEYERVGDPVTRRADVRILAATNLNLEDMVRDGRFREDLLYRLNVITLHLPPLRERSEDILTLADRFLARFVKEYSRPARGFCDEAREALLNYRWPGNIRELRNVVERASIICPQERVEIIHLGMAEQPTNNAPRIGAALSLDELEKAHIGAVLATSDTLDQAAKTLGIDASTLYRKRKQYNL; encoded by the coding sequence ATGGAGTCAGCGCCGGAGAATCAAGGCCGCATCCTTCTGGTGGATGACGAATCCGCAATCCTTCGCACCTTCCGTTACTGCCTGGAAGACGAGGGCTACACCGTGGCCACCGCCAACAGCGCAGCCCAGGCGGATGCCCTGCTGCAACGCCAGGTGTTCGACCTGTGCTTCCTCGACCTGCGCCTGGGAGAAGACAACGGCCTGGACGTGCTGGCCCAGATGCGCACCCAGGCGCCCTGGATGCGGGTGGTGATCGTCACCGCCCACTCCGCCGTGGATACCGCGGTGGATGCCATCCAGGCCGGCGCCGCCGATTACCTGGTCAAGCCCTGCAGCCCCGATCAACTGCGCCTGGCCACCGCCAAGCAACTGGAAGTGCGCCAGCTCTCGGCGCGCCTGGAAGCCCTGGAAGGTGAAGTCCGCAAGCCCAAGGACGGCCTGGACTCCCACAGCCCGGCCATGAAAGTGGTGCTGGAAACCGCGCGCCAGGTGGCCGGCACCGACGCCAACATTCTGATTCTCGGTGAATCGGGCACCGGCAAGGGCGAACTGGCACGGGCCATCCATGGCTGGAGCAAGCGGGCGAAGAAGTCCTGCGTGACCATCAACTGCCCGTCCCTGACTGCCGAACTGATGGAGAGCGAGCTGTTCGGCCACAGCCGCGGAGCATTCACCGGGGCCAGCGAAAGCACCCTGGGCCGGGTCAATCAGGCCGACGGCGGTACCCTGTTCCTCGATGAGATCGGCGACTTCCCCCTGACCCTGCAACCCAAGCTGCTGCGCTTCATCCAGGACAAGGAATACGAACGCGTCGGCGACCCGGTGACTCGCCGGGCCGATGTGCGGATTCTTGCCGCCACCAACCTCAACCTCGAGGACATGGTGCGCGACGGGCGCTTTCGCGAAGACCTGCTGTACCGCCTGAACGTGATCACCCTGCACCTGCCGCCCCTGCGCGAACGCAGCGAAGACATCCTGACCCTGGCCGATCGCTTCCTCGCCCGCTTCGTCAAGGAGTACTCGCGACCGGCCCGGGGCTTTTGCGACGAGGCCCGGGAAGCCCTGCTCAACTATCGCTGGCCGGGCAACATCCGCGAGCTGCGCAACGTGGTGGAACGGGCGAGCATCATCTGTCCCCAGGAACGGGTGGAGATCATCCACCTGGGCATGGCCGAACAACCCACCAACAATGCCCCGCGGATCGGTGCGGCGCTGAGCCTGGATGAGCTGGAAAAGGCCCATATCGGCGCGGTCCTGGCCACCAGCGACACCCTGGACCAAGCAGCCAAGACCCTGGGCATCGACGCCTCGACCCTGTACCGCAAACGCAAACAGTACAACCTGTGA
- a CDS encoding DUF1328 domain-containing protein, with the protein MLSWAITFLIIAIVAAVLGFGGIAGTATGIAKILFVVFLVMFIASFFFGRRGRG; encoded by the coding sequence ATGCTGAGCTGGGCAATCACATTCCTGATCATTGCCATCGTCGCTGCGGTACTGGGCTTCGGTGGTATCGCGGGCACCGCCACGGGTATCGCCAAGATTCTCTTTGTGGTGTTCCTGGTGATGTTCATCGCTTCGTTCTTCTTTGGCCGTCGTGGTCGAGGCTGA
- the gltP gene encoding glutamate/aspartate:proton symporter GltP, with the protein MKKAKLSLAWQILIGLVLGIAIGALLNHFSAEKAWWISNVLQPAGDIFIRLIKMIVIPIVISSLIVGIAGVGDAKKLGRIGLKTIIYFEIVTTIAIVVGLLLANLFHPGAGIDMSTLGTVDISKYQATAAEVQHEHAFIETILNLIPSNIFAAMARGEMLPIIFFSVLFGLGLSSLQSDLREPLVKMFQGVSESMFKVTHMIMNYAPIGVFALISVTVANFGFASLLPLAKLVILVYVAIAFFGFVILGLIARLFGFSVIKLMRIFKDELVLAYSTASSETVLPRVIEKMEAYGAPKAICSFVVPTGYSFNLDGSTLYQSIAAIFIAQLYGIDLSISQQLLLVLTLMVTSKGIAGVPGVSFVVLLATLGSVGIPLEGLAFIAGVDRVMDMARTALNVIGNALAVLVIARWEGMYDDAKGQRYWNSLPHWRSKEPLPAGETTKG; encoded by the coding sequence ATGAAGAAGGCAAAATTAAGCCTCGCCTGGCAGATCCTCATCGGTCTGGTCCTGGGGATTGCGATTGGCGCACTGCTCAATCATTTCAGTGCTGAAAAAGCCTGGTGGATCAGCAACGTCCTGCAACCTGCCGGCGATATCTTTATCCGCTTGATCAAGATGATCGTGATCCCGATCGTCATCTCCTCGCTGATCGTCGGCATTGCCGGGGTCGGCGACGCCAAGAAGCTTGGCCGCATTGGTCTGAAGACCATCATCTACTTCGAAATCGTCACCACCATCGCCATCGTCGTCGGCTTGCTGCTGGCCAACCTGTTCCATCCGGGCGCGGGTATCGACATGAGCACCCTGGGTACCGTGGACATTTCCAAGTACCAGGCCACCGCCGCCGAAGTGCAGCATGAGCATGCGTTCATCGAAACCATCCTCAACCTGATTCCGTCGAACATCTTCGCGGCCATGGCCCGCGGCGAGATGCTGCCGATCATTTTCTTCTCGGTGCTGTTCGGCCTGGGCCTGTCGAGCCTGCAATCCGACCTGCGCGAGCCGCTGGTGAAGATGTTCCAGGGCGTCTCGGAAAGCATGTTCAAGGTCACCCACATGATCATGAACTACGCGCCGATTGGTGTGTTTGCCCTGATCTCGGTGACCGTCGCCAACTTCGGTTTCGCCTCCCTGTTGCCATTGGCCAAGCTGGTCATCCTGGTCTACGTGGCCATCGCCTTCTTCGGCTTCGTGATCCTTGGCCTGATCGCCCGCCTGTTCGGCTTCTCGGTGATCAAGCTGATGCGCATCTTCAAGGATGAGCTGGTGCTCGCCTACTCCACCGCCAGCTCGGAAACTGTGCTGCCGCGGGTGATCGAGAAGATGGAAGCCTACGGTGCGCCGAAAGCCATCTGCAGCTTCGTGGTACCGACCGGCTACTCCTTCAACCTCGACGGTTCGACCCTGTACCAGAGCATCGCGGCCATCTTCATCGCCCAGCTGTACGGCATCGACCTGTCCATCAGCCAGCAATTGCTGCTGGTGCTGACCCTGATGGTCACTTCCAAAGGCATTGCCGGGGTTCCGGGCGTGTCCTTCGTAGTGCTGCTGGCCACCCTGGGCAGCGTCGGCATTCCGCTGGAAGGCCTGGCCTTCATCGCCGGTGTCGACCGGGTGATGGACATGGCGCGTACCGCCCTGAACGTGATCGGCAACGCCCTGGCGGTACTGGTCATCGCACGTTGGGAAGGCATGTACGACGACGCCAAGGGCCAGCGCTACTGGAACTCCCTGCCGCACTGGCGCAGCAAAGAGCCGCTGCCTGCCGGCGAAACCACCAAGGGCTAA
- a CDS encoding EAL domain-containing protein, which translates to MPVPREPLRTWFHRPWLLATLAAALSAALLMLGSAGVAMHQVQQRESEQMNAQGKRFLERLEQLFGQLREGLDELEAQPLRECSAELIGALQQVSFSYRFIYEAAYMDATQSCSNSPRQSLMPSLRAPDIRGPTYSYWLNTSAQPNENLAALMLGRGNFRVATSRGHLTDVVDLPTGGSLMVVVEHGARAIPVLGQARAWPPVEPWRAARDGPLQVTPDLLIYRMPTQNPEYQLVLITPRASMQAEMLDGWWWLLPISLLLALCIGGLVYQLARQRQSLGAELQGALRRGELQVLYQPIFDLGSRVCVGAEALLRWRRPDGTLTSPDLFIPLAENTGQIRQITDFVLQRLLEQLGHVLRANPQLYISVNLAACDVMVPRIGQVMARLLALHKVAARQIAFEVTERGLIDVVVARDNLQALRDVGHQVLIDDFGTGYCSLAYLQSLPVDCLKIDKAFIDALGHDAASSGVAPHIIRMAHALKLKVIAEGIEFEDQALLLNSEGVSYGQGWLFAHALSALQFTELITRGRRLVPRRLDDEA; encoded by the coding sequence ATGCCCGTCCCTCGTGAGCCCTTGCGCACCTGGTTCCATCGCCCCTGGTTGCTGGCGACGCTGGCGGCTGCGCTAAGCGCGGCGCTGCTGATGCTCGGCAGTGCCGGGGTGGCCATGCATCAGGTCCAGCAACGGGAAAGCGAACAGATGAATGCCCAGGGCAAGCGCTTCCTGGAGCGTCTGGAACAACTGTTCGGGCAACTGCGTGAAGGACTGGACGAGCTCGAAGCCCAGCCGCTGCGCGAGTGCAGCGCCGAGTTGATCGGCGCCCTGCAGCAGGTCAGCTTCAGCTACCGCTTCATTTATGAAGCGGCCTACATGGATGCCACCCAGAGCTGCTCCAACTCGCCGCGCCAGAGCCTGATGCCCTCGCTCAGGGCTCCGGATATCCGCGGGCCGACCTACAGCTACTGGCTCAATACCTCTGCCCAGCCCAATGAAAACCTGGCCGCGCTGATGCTGGGCCGGGGCAATTTTCGCGTGGCCACTTCCCGCGGGCACTTGACCGATGTGGTGGACCTGCCGACCGGTGGCAGCCTGATGGTGGTGGTGGAGCATGGTGCCCGGGCGATTCCGGTACTGGGTCAGGCCCGTGCCTGGCCGCCGGTGGAGCCTTGGCGCGCTGCTCGCGACGGGCCGCTGCAGGTGACCCCGGACCTGCTGATCTATCGCATGCCGACCCAGAATCCCGAGTACCAGTTGGTGCTGATCACGCCTCGGGCCAGCATGCAGGCGGAAATGCTCGATGGCTGGTGGTGGCTGTTGCCGATCAGCCTGTTGCTGGCGCTGTGTATCGGCGGGCTGGTGTATCAGCTGGCGCGCCAGCGCCAATCCCTGGGGGCGGAGTTGCAAGGCGCCCTGCGCCGTGGCGAGTTGCAGGTGCTGTACCAACCGATCTTCGACCTCGGCAGCCGGGTGTGCGTCGGGGCCGAAGCCTTGCTGCGCTGGCGCCGTCCGGATGGCACCCTGACCAGCCCCGACCTGTTCATTCCGCTGGCGGAAAACACCGGGCAGATCCGCCAGATCACCGACTTTGTCCTGCAGCGCCTGCTGGAGCAACTGGGGCACGTACTGCGGGCCAACCCGCAGTTGTACATCTCGGTCAACCTGGCGGCCTGTGATGTCATGGTGCCGCGCATCGGCCAGGTCATGGCGCGGCTCCTGGCCTTGCACAAGGTGGCCGCGCGGCAGATCGCCTTCGAGGTCACCGAGCGTGGCCTGATCGATGTGGTGGTGGCGCGGGACAACCTGCAGGCGCTGCGGGACGTGGGGCATCAGGTGTTGATCGATGATTTCGGCACCGGCTACTGCAGCCTGGCCTACCTGCAAAGCCTGCCGGTGGATTGCTTGAAGATCGACAAGGCGTTTATCGACGCCCTCGGCCATGACGCCGCCAGCAGCGGCGTGGCGCCCCACATCATCCGCATGGCCCATGCCCTGAAGCTCAAGGTGATCGCCGAGGGCATCGAGTTCGAAGACCAGGCATTGCTGCTCAACAGCGAAGGCGTCAGCTACGGTCAGGGCTGGCTTTTCGCCCATGCCTTGAGCGCGTTGCAGTTCACCGAGCTGATTACTCGCGGGCGGCGCCTGGTGCCCCGGCGCCTGGATGACGAAGCCTGA
- a CDS encoding N-acetylmuramoyl-L-alanine amidase: protein MKLLALAFSLLVLAGCASGPRIDTSHPSVNYDQRAQFIIVHYTSASLERSLALLTRGQVSSHYLIGDDKSATIYKLVDEQYRAWHAGDSQWQGRTWLNSSSIGIEIVNPGFRNGPNGRLWYPYSEAQIQNLIVLLKDISKRNNISPRHIIGHSDIAPSRKLDPGPLFPWKRLADAGLGLWPNAQAVARQQAYFAASLPSIGWFQQQLAQLGYATPQTGELDQATRHVLAAFQMHYRPSRFDGLPDAESAAMLQVLNQTK from the coding sequence ATGAAACTCCTTGCTCTTGCCTTTTCGCTCCTGGTCCTGGCCGGCTGCGCCAGCGGTCCACGTATCGACACCAGCCACCCCTCGGTGAATTACGATCAGCGGGCCCAGTTCATCATCGTTCACTACACTTCGGCGTCCCTTGAGCGTTCCCTGGCCCTGCTGACGCGTGGTCAGGTCAGCAGCCACTACCTGATCGGCGACGACAAGTCGGCCACCATCTACAAGCTGGTGGACGAGCAGTACCGCGCCTGGCACGCCGGTGACAGCCAGTGGCAGGGGCGTACCTGGCTCAACTCCAGCTCGATTGGCATCGAGATCGTCAACCCGGGCTTTCGCAACGGCCCCAACGGGCGGCTCTGGTACCCCTACAGCGAAGCGCAGATCCAGAATCTGATCGTGCTGCTCAAAGACATCAGCAAGCGCAACAACATTTCCCCGCGTCACATCATTGGCCATAGCGACATCGCGCCATCGCGCAAGCTCGATCCGGGGCCGCTGTTCCCCTGGAAACGCCTGGCCGACGCCGGGCTCGGCCTGTGGCCCAATGCCCAGGCGGTGGCCCGCCAGCAGGCGTACTTCGCGGCGAGCCTGCCGAGCATCGGCTGGTTCCAGCAGCAACTGGCACAGTTGGGCTACGCCACTCCGCAGACCGGCGAACTGGATCAGGCTACCCGGCACGTGCTGGCGGCCTTCCAGATGCACTATCGCCCAAGCCGTTTCGATGGTCTTCCGGATGCCGAAAGTGCAGCGATGCTGCAGGTCCTCAATCAGACAAAATAA
- a CDS encoding inhibitor of vertebrate lysozyme family protein, translating to MRPSLNTLATALALLLGASTLAVAANDGQARANQLLGSDPQFRETWQKVVQQEERLPEWVMNLSGDAPQQMNAVTEGGDQYLVGPLCETAQSCQNQRLVLAFSFNKKHAYALWVEVPAGLPADKSPTRHASYRFLGKPDAGMQALLQEQLRKDPNWY from the coding sequence ATGCGCCCTTCGTTGAACACCTTGGCCACCGCGCTCGCGCTGTTGCTGGGCGCCAGCACCCTGGCGGTGGCCGCCAATGATGGTCAGGCCCGCGCCAACCAGCTGCTGGGTTCCGATCCGCAGTTTCGTGAAACCTGGCAGAAGGTCGTGCAGCAAGAGGAGCGACTGCCCGAATGGGTGATGAACCTGTCGGGCGATGCGCCACAACAGATGAATGCAGTGACCGAAGGGGGCGATCAGTACCTGGTCGGGCCGCTGTGCGAAACCGCGCAGAGCTGTCAGAACCAGCGGCTGGTCCTCGCCTTCAGCTTCAACAAGAAGCATGCCTACGCCTTGTGGGTCGAAGTACCGGCCGGCTTGCCCGCGGACAAGTCGCCGACGCGGCATGCCAGTTACCGTTTTCTCGGTAAGCCGGACGCCGGCATGCAGGCTTTGCTGCAAGAGCAATTGCGCAAGGATCCGAACTGGTACTGA